The Glutamicibacter mishrai DNA window AAATCGCGTTGACGATATCGAAGAACGCTACGGCCATGATCACGAACGCGAAAATCAGCGGAAGGTGTGAAGTGTGGCCACGACGCCCGAATCCTACTTTTCCAGCGACAGCCGTTGCGAACTGACTCATCGTGCAGATTTCACCCATTCATTTGAAGTATCTGCACCGACTTTATCAGTCACTCACCCCCTAAGAATTCGCCACCCGCCTCAAGACGGATGGCGAACTCTAAAAATTACTGCTTGTCGACTCAAGAAATCGGCAACATGTTCTGGGCGAAGAACTCACTGATTTCCTCGCGGGCACCCAGCGGGAAGATGCCAGCAACATACTGATCCGGACGGACCACGACGATAGCACCGTTCCGGCTGACTTCGCGTTCACGGAAGATGTCGCGACCATGACCGGCAGCAAATACCTGGTTGATGTCGTGCAGCGCGTAGGGAACCTTCAGCGGCTGGAAGATCTTGGGCACATCATGCAATTCCACCTCGGTGTAGTCCTGCTGGTAGATGGCCTTGGTATCGAAGACCGCGTCCTGATCCCCATCAACCGGAGTGTAGAGGTTGCGCGGCGATGCGGAGTCCTTCTCCCACCAGATGGCGAACTCCGCCATAGCGGTGCCTTCCAAAGCCGGAGCCGCAGCGTCGGCGAAGGCGTAGACGCGCCAGCGTCCATCGGCCTCATGCAGGTGGCCCAGGTGGCGCCAGCGGTTATCAGAGCGGCGGATCACCTCGGCGGATTTGAACCTCTTGCCTACCGGGAATCCCGCGGCCAGATCCTGGTGCTCCAGACCGGTGGTGATGGCCGATTCGGTGTACTGGGTCATGAAGCCAGCAGGGAACTCCATGGTCTTGGTGTAATACTTCTCGAGTTCGTCCGGGTCCTCCCAGTCGTCCACGGACTTGGCCATCAGCGAGGACCATTCCTTGTCGAAGTCGATGAGGTTCTGGGCAATGACCTTGCGCTCTTCAGCGTAGGTATCCAGCAGCGCTTCAGGGGCGCGTCCTTCGAGCACCGCGGCGAGTTTCCAACCGAGGTTGAAGCCGTCCTGAATCGAGACGTTCATGCCCTGGCCGGCCTTGGCCGAGTGGGTATGGCAGGCATCGCCCATGATGAAGGCATGCGGTGTGCGGGTGCCGCGTTCTTCGTCGGAGACGTCGTCGAAGCCGTCGGTGATGCGGTGGGCTACTTCGTAGACCGAGAACCACGCGACGTTCTTCACGTCCATGGTGTACGGGTGGATGATGCGGTTGGCGGTGGCCACGATGTCTTCAACCGGGGTGTTGCGGATGGCTCCGGCATCTTCTGCGGTGAGCTCGCCGAGGTCCACGTAGAAGCGGACCAGGTAGCCGCCTTCGCGCGGGATCAACAGGATATTGCCCGCGTCGTGGGACTGGATGGAGCACTTGACCTGGATGTCCGGGAAATCGGTATTGACCATCACGTCCATGACGCCCCAGGCGTGCAGAGCGGCATCGCCGTGGAGCTTATGGCCCAGCGAGCGGCGCACCTGGCTGCGGGCGCCGTCGCCGCCGACCAGGTACTTGGCCTTCACGGTGCGTTCTTCCCCGGCGCGCTCTCCGGCAACATATTTGATGTGCGCGGTAACCGGGTATTCGGCGTTCGGGTCGATCTCGCAGCCCAGGTATTCCACCCCGTAGTCCGGGGTGACTTTTCCGGGGGCGCGTTCTGCGTCGCGCAGGAAGTAGTCCAAGATGCGCGACTGGTTCACGTAGATGTGCGGGAATTCGCTCATGCCGGTGGAATCATCAGCAGCGCGCGAATGGCGCTTGATGTTCTGGGGGTTTTCGGGATCCGGGGTCCAGAAGCACATCTCTACATTGCGGTAGGCCTCTTCGATAACTTCATTGGCGAAGCCGAAGGCCTGGAAGGTCTCCACCGAGCGGGCTTGGATGCCGTCGGCCTGGCCGACGTCCAAGCGGCCCGGGCGCATTTCGATGGCGCGCACGTTAATGCTGGGGAACCGGGAAAGCTGCGCCGTCACCACGGAGGCTGCCGGTCCGGTGCCGACAATCAGCACGTCCATTTCGTCCGGGATTTCCGTTGCCCGGTTAATCCCGTAGCCTGCGGCTTCTTTGACGCGTGGATCTCCCGAGACATATCCCCGGTGGTGAATCTGCATGGTGTGACTCCTAGTTCCGCGCCGCAACAACTTCATTGTCTCTATAGTTGCGACACTGTTCTAACTATAGAAACAAGTGTAGCTCTAATGTGACCCCTTACACCATGCTCCGCCGCTCTTTTCTGCGCAACCACCCCTGACCACATCCGTTGTGAGCACAACTCCGGCAAGCCGACCACGTAACCAAGGGTTCACGCGGGGCCGACGTAATTTACGTGCTGGACACAGAAGAGCCGAACCCGGCGAAACATCGGCTCCATAAGCTGAGGCACATGACAGCGACGAATGAACAACAGCAGGCACCGGCCAGCACTTCTGGCGGCACCAATCAGGGGCAACTGAACGCCGCCAAGGAATCCCTGGAGGACTACACGCTTCGATTCGCCCCGCGCTCCTACCGCCGGTGGGTCCCGTCGGTGGTGGCCACCAGCGCCCTGGGCGGAATCGCCTACCTCGCCGACTTCTCCATCGGCGCGAATATCGCCCTGGCCCACGGCACGGCGAGCGCAGTCACCGGCGTGCTGATCGCCGCGGTGATCATCTTCGTTACCGGTTTCCCGCTGGCCTACTACGCGGCCCGCTACAACCTGGACCTAGACCTGATCACCCGAGGATCCGGTTTCGGCTACTACGGTTCAATCGTCACCAACGTCATTTTTGCCACCTTCACCTTTATCTTCTTCGCCCTCGAAGGCGCCATCATGGCCCAGGGCCTGGAACTGGGCCTGGGCATTCCGAAACCGCTGGGCTATGCGATTTCAACCCTCATGGTCATCCCGCTGGTCATCTACGGCATGAAGACCCTGGCCAAGCTGCAGGTCTGGACCACGCCGCTATGGCTGATCCTGATGGTCGTCCCCATGGTCTACCTCGTCGCCACCCACCCCGAATCCGTTGACACCTTCGTGAACTACGCCGGCGAGCAGGGCAATGGCCAGGGCGTGAACTTCGCTTCGGCCATGCTGGCCGCAGGCGTCTGCTTGTCCTTGATGGCGCAGATCGCCGAGCAGATCGACTACCTGCGCTTCATGCCTCCCAAGACCGCCGCCAATGCCCGCAGCTGGTGGACCGCCGTGATCCTCGGCGGCCCGGGCTGGGTCATCTTCGGTGCCATCAAGCAGATCACCGGCATGTTCATCGCCGTCTACCTGATCGCCACGCTGGACCCGCAGGCTTCGGCCACCGCCAACGAACCGGTCCACCAGTTCCTCGGCGTGTACCGCGAAATGATGCCAGCCTGGCTGGCCATGAGCCTGGCCGTGATCCTCGTGGTCATCTCGCAGATCAAGATCAACGTCACCAACGCCTACTCCGGCTCGCTGGCATGGACCAACTCCTTCACCCGCGTCACCAAGACCTACCCGGGCCGCATGATCTTCGTGCTGGTGAACCTGGGCATCGCGCTGATCCTGATGGAAGCGAATATGTTCGACTTCCTGAACACCGTGCTCGGCTTCTACGCGAACTGCGCCATGGCATGGGTGGTCACCGTGGCCAGCGACATCGCCATCAACAAGTACCTGTTCAAGCTCTCCCCCAAGGTTCCGGAGTTCCGCCGCGGAATGCTCTACGCGGTGAACCCGGTGGGCTTCATTTCGATGCTCGTCTCCGCGATCGCCTCCATTGCAGTGTTCTTCGGACTGCTCGGCCCGCAGATCCAGCCTTTCAGCCCGCTGGTTGCCGTCGGCCTGGCGTTGCTGCTGCCACCGGTGCTGGCCTCCCTTACCAAGGGCCGCTACTACCTGCGCCGCAGCGATGACGGCATCGACAGCCCGCTGCTGGATGCCGATGGCAACCCGAGCGATGAGCTGTACACCTGCTGCGTTACCGGCTTGAAGTTCGAACGACCAGACATGCTGGCCTCCGCGGTGCCCGGACCGAACGGGGAAAAGCAGTACATCTCCTCGCTGGCCCTGGCCACAGACCGCACCGGCGAGCACCTGCTGCCAGCTGATCCACCGATCCGCTAATTAAGGACAGATCAAGCTCCACTGAAGGCAGGCTACCGCCCGTAGCCTGCCTTCAGTGTTTCCTTATCGACCGTTTTAGACCAAGGTTGCATTCTCCATGGTTCACGGTTGCTTGGGGACGACTAACAGCAGCAGTATTAAAAGTTTTAGAAACGAACGTATAGTTCACAGAATCAACTGAGAACCTACGGCATTATTGGAAGAATGGCGTTCCTATCTTTCATATAGACGTCCGGTGTCCCGTATTCGTGTAACGTCGCTTTGACTCAAATTTGTGCGAACACCTATCGCACGGACGGTTACTCCATGCGACAGGGCCGAAGCAATAGCATGTTCTAGTTCTGCAATGCAGCCAACCAAAGCGCCGGTAGGTGTGGGGTTCTTCTCGACTGCTTGCAACTGAACCAATCTAGCGATCAACGTGTCAATCCTCGCCCAGTCATATTCAACCACTGTGTTGGAATCGTTCCCGTGGTGAAATATGACCCAATCGTTCATCAGCTACAGCCCTCTCACGCGGTGACGTTGCAAGCAAATATCTTGCTTGCAGACTCGTAAGGGCCAAATTGAATGCCCCTTACATAGACTCTAACGCCGGTTAGGAAGCGATAGTTCGCATTAGTGTCGCAGCGTGGTTCGCGGTAAATGTTGGCCACACGGGATGAACGATTGTTGGTAGACGAAACCGGCCCATCCTCATCTCGATACAATCCACATGCCGGCCAACTTCCAGCACAGGTAGCCCGCAGAGCCCCCGTGATCCAGTGTGGGTAGACTCCCGACACGGAAGTTGAGGCGCATGAATTGGTTGCTCCCCAATGGAGTTCGCCCGTCTGTTTAGCCATGGGCTTAAAGGAACCCACACAGCCGGTTGCGCTCCAGTTCGCTGGAAGGGCGACGTCTAAGGCATGTTGCTTGAGAGGCAAAGAGGCAGGCTCGCTAGGTATCTGCAAAAACCAGTTCCCTTCAGTGTCCAGGAGGAAACGTCCTCCTTTCGCATCGGATTGGATCGTGAGGCCTTCAAGCTTCAGCCCTTTCGATTTCGCTAGTGATCGTGTTGAAGGGTCGTTGACAGGGCTTTTTGTCATTGGAGCCTGGGCAGCACTATTCTCCGTTGAAAGTCCGTTTGAGGACGTATTGGCATGAATTTCAGGACTGGCCTGGGCTCCCGCCATGGTTGTTACAGAGAGAGCCACTACGGCGAGACCTGCGAGCACTGAGGCGAACAACGATTTCATGGGATTCTTCCTGGTGGATAGAACAATCGAATGGGCAACAGCACGAGTTAGGGAGAAACTACGAGATGATTGTTTGGTATGTCAAGGCTAAAGATATATGAGCCGAGGAGCCAAAAAAGTAATTGTTTCGCCTATTATCCAGCAAGTAATATTCCGGGCTTTTAGTTCCGTCAGACTCGAGTGTTCAGGTAACACACGACAATGATCCCGATCATGATGACCGTTGCGATTGCACCTGGTATGACGCCCGGATTGTTGTTCGAGTTCCAGAAAAATTAGATCAGAGTACTGATGATTTCGGCTAGGCCCAGAGCGATGGTGTCGACTTTGAAAACGTACTGGTTTTCTCTTCGCTTCAAAAACGACCGTTTATGAAATTCCGCATGCCCGCAGTGGGCTAGGCTGTGAGCAAGAAAATAAACACTGGCAGAAGTACCTTGCCGGCCCAACGGCGGGCGGGATGAAATGATGAAGCAATGACCAAATCCACCGAAGGCGGATCCCAGACCTTGGGCCGCGGCCTTGAAGCCCTGACCCTCATTGGCGAATCGGCGGCACCCATCAGCGTGGCCGAGCTGGCTGCCCAATTGGGGATCCACCGTTCCATGGCCTACCGCCTGGTCAAGACCTTCGAGCAGTACGGCTTTGTTGAGCGCATGCCCTCCGGTGATTTGGAACTCGGCGCACGACTTGGCGCGCTGGCCCGCAATGTGGCCAAATCCCTGCAGTCGGCAGCGGCCCCGCATTTGGCATCGGTGTCCGATGAACTTCGGATGACCGCGCTGCTGGTGGTCTTCGACGGCGAAGCGGCCGTCACCTTGAGCACCGCCGAGCCGCGCATGGCCGATGCCACGGTGGCTCAGCGCCCGGGCACGCGCCACCCCATTGATAACGGAGCGCCGGGACGAATCATTCGCTCGCAGCTCAATCCGGAGAAGTATCCGGCCAAGGCCTTTGAGTTCAGCCACGACGAGGTGATCCCGGGGCTTCATTCCATCGCAGTACCGTTGTTATTGCCGCAGGAGAAGCCGGCGGCCATTGCGGTGATCTATCCACCGCTGGAATTGGATGAAAACCATATCGCCCAGGTACTCGCCACAGCCTCCGAGCGCATCTCTGCGGCTCTGGGAATCCGGATGAAGTAAATACCTGAGCGATGGGCTACTGGTTACTGCCTACGCGGTGCAGGCTTCATTGGAGCATCCGGCATCACGCGGCTTGTAGGTTTCCGTCCCTTCGACCTTTTCCCACACAACGTGACGATGCTGTCCGCACCGCTCGCATGAAGGAGCCAGGTAGGTGGCCCGCTCTTCCATGGTGTATGTCCGAAAATCACCCATCAGAACCTCTCCTAAACCAGCCTCGGATCAAGGATCCGGAGCGTGCTGGACCTGCTTGGTGCCTACACTCTACGCGTTGATCTCATCACCGGCTAGAGTCGTTTCCAAACAGTTACCCACACCCCGGCAAGCAGCATTCACAATGACCTGCGACACTGGTGCCGTGAACCCGCACAAGCCGCTTTACTACCCATCGCACTGCCCGGAAAGAAGACGTCATGAGCACCTCTGAACAGAAGCTTCAGCGACTGAAGGAACGCATCGCGCTGCTGCTGAATAAGGCGGAAAACACCAACTTCCCGGCAGAGGCGCAGACCTTCCAGGAACACGCCGAACGGCTCATGGTCCGTTATGGCATTGGACGCGCCGAATTGGATGCCCAGCCCATTGGTCCTGGCAAGAAGAAGGAACCAATCATCGAAGAGCACTTCGATATGCGCGGCACCTACCGGCTGGGGCAACGCGACGGACTGTCCTCGGTGGGCCATGCTTTCCGGACCGTGACGATGCTGCAGACGAACTATTCGAACTTTTGCCGTTTGTACATCATTGGCCACGAGTCAGATGTGAACACGGTGAAGAACCTATTCTCTTCTTTGGTGATCCAGGCCAGCGTAGCGATGAGCCATTGGTGGAGCGAAGAAGGAAAGTATCTGGCATGGGATCGGACCGATTCAGAGAAGGTCATCGAGCGCCGCGAGTTCCAGCGCAGCTTCTACTTGCAGGTGGCTGAACGCATTCGCGGGCTGTACCAAGAGGAAAGCCAGCACAACGGCAGCGGCACCGAACTGGTCTTGGTCAGCCGCAAAGAACAGGTCGATGACTTTGTCAGCGAAAAATACCCATTCCTTCGCCGCAGCCGAAACCGCGCCGCCACCGGCAGTTTGAACGCTGCTTTAGCTGGCCGGGTCGCCGGCAGCCGGGCCGATCTTGGTTTTGGAAAAGACGTCGAATCCAACGGGACCGCAGGAGAAGTAGCCAGCTAGGGCTTCTTACTCGAAATCCCACCCCTAAATTCCGAGTTAGATTATCTAAGTGGGAATTTTCAGTGGATAGGTCTCAACGCGCTCGCCCGTGAAAGCTGCAGGTACGGCAAAGGGCCGCTCCGAAGAACGACCCTTCATGCCAGCCGGAGATCAGCCCAGCTTGGCGCGAACCATCTGTGAGACAGCCTTGCCGTCAAAACGGCCAGCGATTTCGGCGCCGACCAATTTCATTGCCTGGCCCATATCCTTCATGGTCATTTCATGATCTGCGGCAAGCTCGGCCATGACCTTGTCCACGATGCCCTGGGCTTCTGCCTCATCAAGCATCTTTGGCAGGTAAGTCGAGATGAACGCCGCCTCGGCCAGCTCTCGTTCTGCAAGATCCGCACGACCATCCTTGGCAGCCAGCGCCGCGGTTTCCTCGCGGTTTCCCACTTCCTTGCGCAAGAGGTTCTCGACGTCCTGGTCGTTGAGCTCGCTCGGGTTCTTGCCCGACTTCTCCTTGGTGCCAATGGCGCTGAGGATATTGCGCAGGGTGGTTTTCTCCAGCTCGTTGCCTGCTTTCAGGTGGACGATGCTGTCTTCGCGCAATCGATCTTTCAAACTCATGGGGGTCTCGCTTTCAAAGTATGTGTGGTTGAAACTCTACCCGCTGGCAGCTTCGATTCTTTCCCGCCTTGGTACGGTAGCTACATGAAACCACTGCGGCTTGGCGCGATCATCGCGATACTCCTTCTCGCAGTGGCCGTCGCGTTTCTCTGGAGGCCATGGGACGCACTCAAGCCCTGCGACGCACCCAAGGAGTACTGCACGCTTGCTTCCGAGTTGGAAGATAAGGAAGGCATCAACTCGACCGAGGTCGGTTTTGAAACCACCATGATCGATGCCAAGGACGGAAACTCTTCACTGGCATCGTGGACCGTGGAACTCGACGAAAACCTTGATGCAGAACAAGCCGGCCAGATAGCGCATGGAGTTTCATCCCGGATTCGGGACTTTGCCAGCGAGCAGTCAAAGGTGCGCAGTTCTCTGCGTTTTGTCGCCGGCGAGCCACAGGAATCAGCTGTCCCGGATCTCGTGCTGTACCCGCTGGATGTCTCCGACAGTGAAGCGGTCAAAGAGCGTATTGTCCAAGCGTTTTCCCTGCTCAAGCTCGGTGCCCTCAGCGTGGGACCCGGTTCCGCCGTGGCAAGGGATCTGCCGACGTTGAAAATCCTGGGCGATTACGCTGCCCAGCAGGAGATGCCCGTAACCTTGGCGCTGGAAGACTCTTCGCTGAGGTACAGCTCGGATCAGCGATTGAATACCTCCGAGTTTGATCTGGCTCTGGAAGCAGCCGGCCTCGATGGAGTGGACAACGTGGTCTTTGATTCCAGTGGGCTATCGCTGCACACGAATCAAGAGGAAGATTCCCAAGAAACCGGCAAGCTCAAAGACTGGCTGGGCCAGCATGCGCCGCTGGAAGAACCGGTCGCGTTCACCCTCAGCAGCGCCGGTTATGCGAAGGTGACTGAAGGCTGGGTTGGCGGCAAGCTTCCTGAATCTCTCATCGCCCGCCCTGCACGGATGCCCGATGGCCTGGCACCGTGGCCGAAGGATCCTTCGGCGCCTGCCTGCGCCGCCGGGGATTTGGAGCTTTCCCTCGGTGCTCCCGATGCCGCGTTGGGCTCCAGATATATGGCCTTGTATGCCAAGAACATCTCCAGCGAATCCTGCGCTATCCAGGGATATCCGCGGATCGAATTCCGCAACTCCCAAGGCGGGCGGCAGCAGGACATGGCTATCGAGCCGATGGCGCACATCAAGGCCCAGCGCGTGGTGATCCCCGCGGGCGAAAGCATCTTGTCGGCCTTGAAGTGGAAAGCCATGTCCACCGCCAATGACCCGGATGAAACGACCATGCTGAGCGTTGCGGCGACAACAGGTTTCGGGACGGTGAAGCTTATTCCGAAGGAGGGTGATTCGCCCGTAAGCCTTGATATCCTCGACGGCGGCCAAGTTGATCAAAGTCCGTGGCTCCAGGCCCTCGATGGCTGGCCGATACCGAGTACAGTCGGCCAGCAACCATCAAGAGAACTCCCCTGATCCCAGAATTACTGGGCGCGCGGCGGGAACTTCTTGTACTTGCGGTAATGATTGACCGCATTCAGAACCAGGTAGAACTTTCGGCGTGGATTCTTTTCCGCCGAGAACTTCAGCGGGTTGGATACCTTGCCGGCCTTGAGCAGCACGGCAGCCTTTTTGCCGGTCTCGCTGTCGAGGAATCGGCGCAGCAGGTGATGCGGCAGAACGGTGAAGAGCTGCTCGCGGCGCAGCTGCAGTACCCCAGCCGCGGTTTCCATGACTGCATCGGTGTGCGGGTCCGAAGCATCGAAGTCAGCACCAAGGAACTCCGTGACGTAGAAACGCGCCGGGTTCACGCCAGCAGCCGTGAGATAGAAGTGGTTGCGGCCCAGGCGGGGGTTGATCTCGAAGAATTTGATCTTCCCATCCCGGCGGTCGTACTTCGCATCGATCATCGCGATGCCGCGCCAGCCCAGTTCTTCGAGCATGCGGGCGCCGTCGGCGGCCATCTGGTCGTTCTGTCCAGTGACGATTGCGGCCGAATTGCCCAGTACCAGCGGGGCATGCTCCTCGATGACCACTTCGCCGTAGCCGGCAAAGATGACCTTGCCTTCCTGGGTGGCGAAGTAGGTGCACAGGCGCATCGCGTCATCGCCACCGGGAACGTATTCCTGCAGGATGTAGCCCGAGGTATAGCCGCTGCCATCGATCTTGCCCAGCAGGGTTTCCAGCTCGGCGCGGGAGTCGATGGTGTGGATCTTCTGCTTGCCTTCGAACTTCGCCGCGATCCAGTCCCCCGAGCTTGAAGGCTTGCCAATGACCGGGTAGGTGAAGTCCTTGGCCATGCTGTCCAGATCGGTGCCCGGGTAGTACACGGCGGTGCGCGGGTGGGCGATGTCCAGCTTCTCAGCCAGGGCGTAGAAGTTCTCCTTCAACGCGGCCGCTTCGATGGTTTCCAATTCCGGGTAGGGAATCACGTACTGGGCTTCGAGCTGCTCGCGGTGCTTGGCGATCAGCATGATGTGGAAGTCCAGCGATCCGAAAAGCATCAGCGGACGCTCGGATTCTGACTTGAGTTCGGTGGCCAGATCCCTCAGAGCCGCCACGACGCGGGACTCGTCAGCCATGGAGCCAATAGGACGCAGTTCGATGGCTACCGAATGCTCGATGACCCCGTTGCCAGCAGCTGGGAGCACGACCGAACGCACGCCGTAGGCTTCATAGAATTCTCGGGCCAGGGTGTAGGTGCCGATATCGCCGCCGAGTATGACGGGGACAAAAGGCTGGGTTGGATCAATTGCCACGGTGCGGGATTCCCTACTTCTTGCGCCAGTTCATGTACTTTTCGAAGGCCCAGGCCAGCGGCTTGTTCAGCGCCAGGTCCCATTCGCCGTTGGTCTGCACGATGTCGCAGCCGGTGTTGGTCTTGAACTTGGTCAGGCCCGACAGGTGGTGCTCCTTGTCCAGGGTGGCGCTCACGCCACCCTGGTCCAGGTAGCGGCAGCCGGCGGCGATGGAATCTTCCACCATGCGGTTCATGATGGCCTTCGGCGCGAAGATCTTGCGCTGCTCCGAGGAGGAAGCGCCGTAGAGGTACCAGGCCAGGTTGGATGAGCGGATCACGATTGAGGCCGCGAGGTCCACGCCTTCGTTGCTGGCGATGTAGAGGGTGCAGGATCCCGGCACCGCTTCGTTGAGCACGCGGTGCATGGTCTCGAAGTAGCTCAGCGGGCGTCCGGTGAATTCCTGGCGGTCTGCGGTGTGGTTGTACAGGGCATGGAAGCGGGCCATGTCCGCGGTGTCCCCCACCTCGATTTCCAGGGTGCTCTTCAGGGCCTTGCGGGTTTCGTTGCGAGTGGTTGCCGAGTAGCTGGCCATCACCTGCTCCACATCCAGCTGGTTGCCTTCTTCATCCTGCAGGGCAACGCGGGCCACGTATTCCGGCTGGCCTGCGCCGAAGTCCAGTCCGACATCTTCCTTGGTGAAGCCCAAATCCAGCAGGGCGTCGTTCAGCGCCAAGGCCTGCTCGGAGCTGCTCTTCAGTTCCAGGTCGGCCAGCTGGGCGAAGCCTTCCTTGCCGAGGTTCTTGCGCACGGCAGCCGCGGCCCAGGTGCGCACTTCGCGGCCCGGTCCCATTTTCAGCTGGAAGGCGCCACGGTTCTTGAGGTAGGCGGCCAGCGGGCGGATGACATTTTCTGCCGGGTGGGCCTGGAAGTCGATAACCGGGCCGTCGGGGACGTAGGCCAGGGTCTTCTTGATGACCGGGGCCGCGCGGTGCAGCACCAGCGCGGTGCCGACCAGCTCGTCCTGGTCGAAGAAGCCGAGGGATTCGCCACGCCAGCCTCCCTTGACGCGGGCCCATTCAGGACGCTGCAGGAAGCTGACGTCGTGGGCGGTTTCAAGGAAGGCTGAGTGTTCGGCGCTGGAAATCGGACGCACGTGCAGGTCGTTGTGGCTCACGTGTGAAATCCTATCGTGCTTCCCCTGCTTATGCAGGGAGATTTGATACCCCCAGGGGGTACTTGACTTTATACCCCCGAGGGGTATTATCGAACTATGGAAACCACCCAGAATCCGGATGCCCCGGCACAGCATCACGGTTATCACGCGGACAAGTCCGCACTGGAGCGTCGCCTCAAGCGCATCGAAGGCCAGGTGCGCGGGGTCGCCAAGATGGTCGACGAGGACAAATACTGCATCGACATCCTGACCCAGATTTCTGCCATCAACGCGGCATTGCACAAGGTCAGCGTGCAACTTATCGATGACCACATCGGCCATTGCGTAGTTGATGCCGCGAAGTCCTCCATCGAAAGCGGAGACCCGAGCATCGTCCAGGACAAGATCGCCGAGGCCACGGCCGCGATCTCCCGGCTGGTGCGCTAAGCACGCCCGGATCCCAAATTCAGATTCACACAAAATTCATCGAAAGAGAGCAAGATCATGAGCCACAACTGCAACTGCGGATGCTCGTCCGAGAACAACTCCAGCACTTCCCAGGGACTGCAGATCACCACGCGTGACCAGGCCACCCCGCTCACCACCCAGACGGAGATCAAGATCTCCGGCATGACCTGTGGCCACTGTGTCTCTTCGGTCACCGAGGAGCTCAAGGAACTGGCCGGCGTGCAGAACGTCGACGTCATCCTCGATGCCCAGGGCATTTCCACCGCCACCGTCACCGCAACCGAGAAGCTCAGCGAATCGAGCATCCGCGAAGCCATCGACGAGGCCGGTTACACCGTCGAAGCCATCAACGCCTAGCTCCACCAGCCAGGCGCCAAGCCCCCCAGAGGTGGCAGGAAAGTGCAAGGTAGAACAATGACTTCCCACGCGCCAGAACACGCGCTGCCCGAAGTACGCACCGTCGACCTAGATA harbors:
- a CDS encoding DUF2786 domain-containing protein, producing MSTSEQKLQRLKERIALLLNKAENTNFPAEAQTFQEHAERLMVRYGIGRAELDAQPIGPGKKKEPIIEEHFDMRGTYRLGQRDGLSSVGHAFRTVTMLQTNYSNFCRLYIIGHESDVNTVKNLFSSLVIQASVAMSHWWSEEGKYLAWDRTDSEKVIERREFQRSFYLQVAERIRGLYQEESQHNGSGTELVLVSRKEQVDDFVSEKYPFLRRSRNRAATGSLNAALAGRVAGSRADLGFGKDVESNGTAGEVAS
- a CDS encoding IclR family transcriptional regulator — protein: MTKSTEGGSQTLGRGLEALTLIGESAAPISVAELAAQLGIHRSMAYRLVKTFEQYGFVERMPSGDLELGARLGALARNVAKSLQSAAAPHLASVSDELRMTALLVVFDGEAAVTLSTAEPRMADATVAQRPGTRHPIDNGAPGRIIRSQLNPEKYPAKAFEFSHDEVIPGLHSIAVPLLLPQEKPAAIAVIYPPLELDENHIAQVLATASERISAALGIRMK
- a CDS encoding purine-cytosine permease family protein, with protein sequence MTATNEQQQAPASTSGGTNQGQLNAAKESLEDYTLRFAPRSYRRWVPSVVATSALGGIAYLADFSIGANIALAHGTASAVTGVLIAAVIIFVTGFPLAYYAARYNLDLDLITRGSGFGYYGSIVTNVIFATFTFIFFALEGAIMAQGLELGLGIPKPLGYAISTLMVIPLVIYGMKTLAKLQVWTTPLWLILMVVPMVYLVATHPESVDTFVNYAGEQGNGQGVNFASAMLAAGVCLSLMAQIAEQIDYLRFMPPKTAANARSWWTAVILGGPGWVIFGAIKQITGMFIAVYLIATLDPQASATANEPVHQFLGVYREMMPAWLAMSLAVILVVISQIKINVTNAYSGSLAWTNSFTRVTKTYPGRMIFVLVNLGIALILMEANMFDFLNTVLGFYANCAMAWVVTVASDIAINKYLFKLSPKVPEFRRGMLYAVNPVGFISMLVSAIASIAVFFGLLGPQIQPFSPLVAVGLALLLPPVLASLTKGRYYLRRSDDGIDSPLLDADGNPSDELYTCCVTGLKFERPDMLASAVPGPNGEKQYISSLALATDRTGEHLLPADPPIR
- a CDS encoding FAD-dependent monooxygenase, which codes for MQIHHRGYVSGDPRVKEAAGYGINRATEIPDEMDVLIVGTGPAASVVTAQLSRFPSINVRAIEMRPGRLDVGQADGIQARSVETFQAFGFANEVIEEAYRNVEMCFWTPDPENPQNIKRHSRAADDSTGMSEFPHIYVNQSRILDYFLRDAERAPGKVTPDYGVEYLGCEIDPNAEYPVTAHIKYVAGERAGEERTVKAKYLVGGDGARSQVRRSLGHKLHGDAALHAWGVMDVMVNTDFPDIQVKCSIQSHDAGNILLIPREGGYLVRFYVDLGELTAEDAGAIRNTPVEDIVATANRIIHPYTMDVKNVAWFSVYEVAHRITDGFDDVSDEERGTRTPHAFIMGDACHTHSAKAGQGMNVSIQDGFNLGWKLAAVLEGRAPEALLDTYAEERKVIAQNLIDFDKEWSSLMAKSVDDWEDPDELEKYYTKTMEFPAGFMTQYTESAITTGLEHQDLAAGFPVGKRFKSAEVIRRSDNRWRHLGHLHEADGRWRVYAFADAAAPALEGTAMAEFAIWWEKDSASPRNLYTPVDGDQDAVFDTKAIYQQDYTEVELHDVPKIFQPLKVPYALHDINQVFAAGHGRDIFREREVSRNGAIVVVRPDQYVAGIFPLGAREEISEFFAQNMLPIS
- a CDS encoding GatB/YqeY domain-containing protein, with translation MSLKDRLREDSIVHLKAGNELEKTTLRNILSAIGTKEKSGKNPSELNDQDVENLLRKEVGNREETAALAAKDGRADLAERELAEAAFISTYLPKMLDEAEAQGIVDKVMAELAADHEMTMKDMGQAMKLVGAEIAGRFDGKAVSQMVRAKLG
- a CDS encoding DUF4232 domain-containing protein, which codes for MKPLRLGAIIAILLLAVAVAFLWRPWDALKPCDAPKEYCTLASELEDKEGINSTEVGFETTMIDAKDGNSSLASWTVELDENLDAEQAGQIAHGVSSRIRDFASEQSKVRSSLRFVAGEPQESAVPDLVLYPLDVSDSEAVKERIVQAFSLLKLGALSVGPGSAVARDLPTLKILGDYAAQQEMPVTLALEDSSLRYSSDQRLNTSEFDLALEAAGLDGVDNVVFDSSGLSLHTNQEEDSQETGKLKDWLGQHAPLEEPVAFTLSSAGYAKVTEGWVGGKLPESLIARPARMPDGLAPWPKDPSAPACAAGDLELSLGAPDAALGSRYMALYAKNISSESCAIQGYPRIEFRNSQGGRQQDMAIEPMAHIKAQRVVIPAGESILSALKWKAMSTANDPDETTMLSVAATTGFGTVKLIPKEGDSPVSLDILDGGQVDQSPWLQALDGWPIPSTVGQQPSRELP